The Micromonas commoda chromosome 6, complete sequence genome includes the window GACGAGAAAGAGAGGGTCAAATTCGAGAAAATGGCGActgaggccaaggctgcgatcgcggacgccgctCCCGAGACGAAGGCCAAGGGTAAGGGAGCGAACAGTGAGCCAAAGCCAAAGCGTGCCCCATCGGCGTACATCCTGTACTGCAACGAGGCGAGGTCGAAGCTTCCCGAGGGCCTCAAGGTGCCCGAGCAGGCGAAGCTGCTTGGGGCTCAGTGGAAGACTTTAGATGCGGTGGAGAAGGCGAGGTTCGAAGGGATGGCTGCCGATGCGAAGCTAGAGGCAAAGGCGAGATAGATTAGGAACGATGCGTAAATTTACGAAGGTGGACTGCTTTCGTAGACTAGTCTATTGGGTTGGCTCTGGCCCCCCCATTCACAGCCCGTCACCTCTCCGAAACGGAATCTGGAAGTCGTACGACTTGCCCGGTTTGATGCATTCCTTCTCACACCTCGCGCTGCACGTCCCCTTGACCTTCCCCAGCTCCTTCTCGGTGAACCCGAACCCCTTGCTCTTGAGTTGCTGTCCGTCGTATGCCTGGGTGGCCTGGAAGCACGCGGAGCGACACGCGGGGACGCAGGCGGGCATCATCTGTTCCGTCTTGGTGATGGAACCCTTCACGACCCGCTTCTCGCAGAACCTGCTCCTGGCGACCTTCTCCCCCGGACCGTCGGGGCTTCGCTCCACGAACCCGCCCTCGTTCGGCACGCTGTAGCGCTGCTGCTCAGCCGTGAGCAGATCGAcgcacgcctccgcggtgaaccCCTTCGTTCTTCCCACGATCGCACGGCCAGAGTCATCCAGGATATCGATGACATACTGCTTGTACACCGTGCCAAAGATGGAGAACGGCTCGATGGGATCCTTCTCTTCTCCCCCTCCGAACAGAccggctcgcgcgtcggggacggACACGGCGAGAGTCCATGCCAGCGCAGCAGACACGGCGAGTTTCGGGACGCTCTTCTCCCGATCCCAACAGGAGCACACGACCGCACCTCGGCTCCGTGGACGTGCCGAGGAGCGTCCCCGACTGACAACTGATACCTTGGAGGTCAACCAAACCGCTTGGATCCCCGCCATCTCGACTCGCCCTAAAGCTCAACGCAGACACGCCGGCCACACACTGTGCGATTTATCCAGGACTCTCCCAACAGAATCGCAGGAAACGCGCGGCAAAATTCGGCAGATCGGCACCCGACCGTCATTCCGCACTCGCACTCTTGGCCCGGACTGTTCTGTGAAGAAGATGTCACTCGCATCCCTTGCCCTTGGCGGGTTTACGATGGGCGCCACCGATGGTGGCGTTGCCAAAATGGACGTCTCCTTGGACGATATCATCAAGCAGGTGTGAACACCGCTTTCGGCCCCACCGAGAATTATGTGTTGTTTGAAATGATGTGCGACCTTCGTTCTGACGAGCCACCCTCTCATCACACACCTCGCGCTACAGGGAAACAAGGAAGCgaaggccaagaagaaggctgcggctgcggaaAAGAAGAAGGCCACCCCCAAGAAGGCGGTAAGTCCTCCGGACCTTCCCTTCCCCACGCACATCCGTCCCGATCTTTGCCGCTGGAATTGGGCACAATTTGGCGATAATTTCGCAGGACGACCCGAAACTGACCCTCCGCCTTCCTCCCACGCAGCCCAAGAAGGCCCCCAAGAAGGCCCCCAAGAAGGCCCccaagaaggccgccgccaaaAAAGCCAAGGTGAAGGCTGAGACGGCCAAGTCCACCGccaagcgcggcgcggtgctcgccaaGAAGCGTGggatgtccgccgcggcgcagaagACCGCGTCTgccaaggccaagaaggcacagctggcgtccCCCAAGGGCAAGAAGGCGGGTCCCACCAAGGGCGCCAAGCGTGTTGGCAAGAAAGTTGCCGTCCAGATTGTCAAGAAAAAGTCCACCGCGGGTCCCACGGGAGGCTTCAACATAAGGGGAGCGCCTAAGGTGCCCCTCGGCGATCTCAGAGGGACGCTAAAGATGACCATAAGCAATCGCGGTACCCCGGGCAAGGGCACCCCTGGCAAGGCCAGAGGTGCCGCGCGTATTGCTGGGCGTGGGAAGGttcagggcggcgccgcagGTCGTCgtggtgcggcggcggcgaggcagggcggcgcgaggggcacgGACTTTGACCTCAGGCGCGGCATCAAGCACACCCCCAAGgcgaagggcggcgccgcgaagcagGGCGGGAAGAAACCCGGGTCCATGTTTCCTCCCGGTGCGTCCGTCAGCGGTAAGGTCACCGTGTCAGGCAAGGGTGGGGCCCAgggtcgcggccgccgctgATGGGAACGAGCGCGTGTCTGGCTCAGACGTTGTGTGAGGGCACCGAGTGCCCGATGATGATTACATTACGTTCATAAAGTAGTTTGCTGTGAATACGACATCCCTTCTCCTCCAGAGGTTCACACATCGTCTCGTCTCGTCTCGTCTCGCCTGTTTCGCCCGGTGTTCGCGAGAAACGCTCAACTACGCGCGAACGTCATTCCCGTCCCGCTCGGAACGCCGCTGTGGTGCGTGACTGGTCTCACCTTTGCTCCCGGGGTGCAACCGGACACCGTTACGCAAACTGGTCCGTCCTGCATGTCCGaagcggcgccatcgcggtccAATCGCGCGATCGCAACGAAGCGCCTCATCTTACCGTCGTCTCCTTCGAAAGGCTGCATCTGAATTGCACCGCCCATACCTTCGATTGATGCCACAGGTGTGGATTCACAATTCGCGTCAGTCTCCACAAAGACTGTCAGAGCGTCTCCCCATGCGCACAGACCCGGCCTCGGATTGCTGCATCGCACCACCACAACGACGAATCGCGGCACCGGGTTTGGGGAGGTCCCATTCGAGTACGAAgtgacgcgccgccccggttGCGTCGCCCTGGTCGCGTCCGGCGTTGCGAAGCGGTACCTCGGGGTGGTATCGAAGGGCCTGGTTGTTGACTTGGCAGCATCGGGTGATGCGTACGCAACAGAGGGATCCAGCCA containing:
- a CDS encoding predicted protein, with translation MAGIQAVWLTSKVSVVSRGRSSARPRSRGAVVCSCWDREKSVPKLAVSAALAWTLAVSVPDARAGLFGGGEEKDPIEPFSIFGTVYKQYVIDILDDSGRAIVGRTKGFTAEACVDLLTAEQQRYSVPNEGGFVERSPDGPGEKVARSRFCEKRVVKGSITKTEQMMPACVPACRSACFQATQAYDGQQLKSKGFGFTEKELGKVKGTCSARCEKECIKPGKSYDFQIPFRRGDGL
- a CDS encoding uncharacterized protein (Predicted protein with no similarity to Histone H1 proteins), with amino-acid sequence MDVSLDDIIKQGNKEAKAKKKAAAAEKKKATPKKAPKKAPKKAPKKAPKKAAAKKAKVKAETAKSTAKRGAVLAKKRGMSAAAQKTASAKAKKAQLASPKGKKAGPTKGAKRVGKKVAVQIVKKKSTAGPTGGFNIRGAPKVPLGDLRGTLKMTISNRGTPGKGTPGKARGAARIAGRGKVQGGAAGRRGAAAARQGGARGTDFDLRRGIKHTPKAKGGAAKQGGKKPGSMFPPGASVSGKVTVSGKGGAQGRGRR